The sequence CGCTCTGCTTGGCCTTCTTCCGCTCGCCCTCACCCCACGGCATGCCGTCGGGCGCGCTCTCACCGCCCAGCACCCTGGCGATCCCGTCGGCGACCCACGCCGCCTCGTCGTCGGCGGTCTCGTGGAAGGCGCACACCACCCGGCCGCGCTCGACCCGGTTGCCGCCGGGCACCAGCACCGGCACCTCCCGCGCCTCCATCCGGAGCGGGAGCTGCACCCGGGCGGCGACGTCCAGTACGGCGTCGCCGTTGCGGAAGCTGATCGACAGGCGGCGGACCGGCGCAAGTTCCCCCGAGGCGGTCGTGAAGTCGCGGGGGAAGCGGGTGAGGTTGCCCGCCGAGGCGCCGCGCCAGCCGTAGATGGACTGGCAGGGGTCGCCCACGGCGGTCACCGGGTGACCTCCGCCGAACAGCGAGCGGAGCAGGACGAGCTGGGCGTGGCTGGTGTCCTGGTACTCGTCGAGGAGGACGACGGCGAACCGGCCCCGCTCGATCTCGCCGACCTCGGCGTGCTTGGCGGCGATCCGGGCGGCCAGCGCCATCTGGTCGCCGTGGTCGACGACCTCACGGCTCCGTTTGAGCCGGTCGTAGGCCTCGACCAGCGGCAGGAGCTGCTCCCTGGCCCGCTGGGTGGCCAGCGGCCTGCGCTGGGGCAGGGTGGGCGAGCCGGGCAGCTCGCCGTACCGGTCGGCGAGCCAGGCGCCGACCTCCCGCACGTCCTGCGGGCCGCGCAGGTGCTCGGACAGCTCCCCGGCCAGCTCCAGCACCGCCCGGGTGACGGTGGCCGGACCCCACTCGATCTGCTCCATGGGCCCGTCGTAGGCGCTGACCACCCGCACGGCGAGCTGCCAGGAGACGGCCGGGCTGACCAGGCGCATGGTGGGCTCCAGCGCCTCACGCAGGGCATGGTCGGTGACCAGCCTGGCTGCGTAGGCGTGGTAGGTCGAGATGGTCGGCTCGCCCTCCAGCAGCTCGGCGGGGACCTGCTCGGCCGCGACGAGGCCGTTGAGCCGCTCGCGGACCCGGATGGCCAGCTCGCCGGCGGCCTTCCTGGTGAAGGTCAGGCCGAGCACCTGTTCGGGGCGGACGAGGCCGTTGGCCACCAGCCAGACGACCCGCCCGGCCATGGTCTCGCTCTTGCCCGACCCGGCTCCGGCGACCACGACCATGGGTTCGAGACCGGCCTCGATCACCTCGGCCTGTTCGGGGGTGGGGGGAAGGATGCCCAGCTTGGCGGCGAGCTGGATCGGGCTCAGCACGGGGCACCCCCACGGCGGGTGGTACGGCTCAGCACACCTGATCTCCGTTCTCGCCGACCGCGCAGTCCACCCGCACGGCTCAGCACGCCTGGTCCCCGTTCTCGCCGACCGCGCAGCCCACCCGCACGGCACGGGCGCGGCTCAGCACACCTGGTCCCCGTTCTTGCTGACCGGGCAGCTCGCCCGCACGGCGCAGGTGCGGCATCCGTCGTTGACCTTGGCCTGGAAGAACGGCCCGGACATGCCGAGCGCCACGGTGTCGACCATGTCGCGCGCCCAGCCGGGGTCGGCGTCCTCCGCCAGGGGCGGCTGGGCCTGCTCCTTGGCGTCCTTCTTGCCCGCGGCGTCGCCCACCTGGACCAGGGCCGCGCCGCCGGGCTCGGTCATCCCGTGCCGCTGGAAGGCGCCCAGCAGCGCGGCGAGCTGGTAGACCCCCAGCTGGGGGTGGCGTTCGATCTCGGCGTCCTTCGGCCCGTTCTTCCCCGTCTTGATGTCGATGATCACGGCCCGGCCCTCGGCGTCGCGTTCGACCCGGTCCACCCGCCCCTTGATCTGCACGCCCTCGGAGACCATGGCCGTGAACGCCTCTTCCAGGCCGACCAGCTCGCGGGGGTTGTCCTGGTGCCAGCGGACGAACTTGGAGATCATCTGCTCGGCGACCTTGCGCTGTTTGCGGTTGTACCAGACGCCGCCGAAGTCCAGCTCGTGCCAGATCTCGTCCAGGCGCTTGCCGAGGGTGTCCTCGGAGGGCATGCCCGTCGCGGCGAGCACGGCCAGCGCGTGGATGACCGTGCCCAGCCCCCGGGCCGCGTCGGTGCCGCTCGCCCCCACGGAGGTCTCCAGCAGCCAGCGCAGGCCGCACTTGGTGAAGTTCTCCACCGCGGAGGGCGAGATGCGTACGACGTCGTCGGGCCAGCTCAGCGGGCGGTCATCGGAGATCGGGGTGAGGGCGTACCACTCGTTGGGGTGGGCGCCGGACACTCCCTCGGCGGCGAGCCTGGCCAGGTGCTCGGCGGCGGCCCTGCGCAGGGAGGCGGGCCGGGTCGGGTCGGAGACGGCCGAGCGCAGGTCCGCCACCAGGGCGGACATGCTCAGCCAGCGGGAGCGCTCGTCGACGGCCGTCTCCTCGGCCGCGCCGGGGACCAGCTCGGTGAGGAACCGGGAGGGCCGCTCCTCGCTGTCCTCGCCTCCCACCGCGGTGACGATCAGCCTGGTCCTGGCCCTGGTGGCCGCCACGTAGAACAGGCGGCGCTCCTCGGCCAGGAGCTGGGAGGCCAGCGCGGCGGAGACGGCGGCCGGGTTCTCGTGCTCGGATCCCTCGGCCCTGGCGACCATGTCGTCGGTGCTCAGGATGGACCCGCGCAGCCGCAGGTCCGGCCAGGCGCCCTCCTGGACGCCGGCGACGACCACGACGTCCCACTCCAGGCCCTTGGACCGGTGGGCGGTCAGGATCCGCACCGAGTCGGTGTCGGGGGCGCGGTCGGCGAGGGAGTCGCCGGGGATCTCCTGGGCCACCAGGTCGTCCACGAACACCTCGACACCCGCGTGCGGCAGCCGGTCGACGAACCTGGCCGCGTGGTCGAACAGCGCCACCACCGCGTCGAGGTCGCGGTCCGCCATGGTCCCCCTGAACCCGCCCGAGACACTGACGCCGGTCCACTTCTCGGCCAGGCCGGTGGCCTGCCAGACGGTCCAGAGCACGTCTTCGGCGGTGCCGCCCTGCCGTACGGCCTCGGCGGCGCCGGAGACGAGCTTGGCGAGCCGCTCGGCGGGCAGCGCCACGTGCGGCTCCACCCGGACCAGCTCCCGCACGTCCTTCAACGCCGCGACCAGCAGCTCGCCCGACGAGCGCGGCCCGGCGACGTCGCGCTCGCCGGAGTGGTCGACCATGTCGCGTTCGTCGGGGTGCGTCATCGCCTCGTGCTCGGCGATCCGCAAGGCTCTGCGCAGGCGGCGCACACCGACCATGTCGGTGCCGCCGAGCGCGCCGGTCAGCAGCTCCTCGGCCATCGCCTCGTCGAGGGTCTCCGGATGGAGGGCGACCTGGATGAGCCTGATCAGCGGCCGCACGCCCGGCTCCTGGAACAGCGGCAGCTCGCCGCCGCCGACCACGACCGGCACCCCGGCGGTGACCAGGGCGCGGCGCAGCAACGGCACCTGGCGCGTGGCCGATCGCACCAGCACCGCCATGCGCGACCAGGGGACCCCGTCCAGCAGGTGCGCCCGGCGGAGCGTGTCGGCGACGACCGCCGCCTCCTGCGTGGCGCCGTCGGTCACCAGCACCCGGACGTCACCGGGCTCGGCGTCCGGCAGCGCCCGCAGGTCGCGGTGCGCGGCGCCGCCCGGCGTGGCGGGCAGCCGGGCGGCCACGCGGCGCGATGCCCTCAGGAGCTCGGAGCCGCTGCGACGGCACACGCGCAGGGCGATGACGGGCGCGTTCTCGCCGTCGGCCCCGGGGAAGCTCTCCGGGAAGCGCATGATCCCGCGCACGTCGGCGCCGCGGAAGCCGTAGATCGACTGGTCGGGGTCGCCGACCGCGATGAGGTCGCGGCCCTCCCCCGCCAGTTGCTGGAGCAGGAACTCCTGGGCCGGGTCGGTGTCCTGGTATTCGTCCACGAGGACGACGTCGTAGGCGGCCCGTTCGCGGAGCCGTACCTCGGGGTCGGCGAGCAGGCCGGCGGCGGTGCGGATCAGGTCCGAATAGTCGAGCACCGGCTCCATGTCCAGGTCGAACCTGGACTGGTAGCGGTCGGCGAACCGCCCGGCGGCCACCCAGTCGGCGCGGCCGTGAAGGCGGCCCAGCTCGACCAACTCGTCGCCGTCGAGGCCGCGCTCGGCGGCGCGGGACAGGAAGTCGCGGAGCTCCTGGGCGAAGCCCCGGGTCTTGAGCGCCTCGCGCATGTCGTCCGGCCAGTGCGGGGCGCCGTCCTCCAGCTCGCCGTGGAGCAGCCGGCGGACCTCCAGGAGCTGCTCGGGGCCGGTCAGCAGGCGGGGCGGCACGCCCCCGGCGAGCACGGCCTCGCGGCGGAGCAGCGCGTAGGCGTAGCTGTGGAAGGTCAGGGCGAGGGGCGTGCGGGTGGTGCGGCGCATCCGGCCGGTGATGCGTTCGCGCAACTCCTCGGCCGCCTTGCGGCTGAAGGTGAGGACGAGCACCCGCTCGGGATCCACACCGCGGCGCTCGATCCGGTCCACCACGGTCTCCACGATCGTGGTGGTCTTGCCGGTGCCGGGCCCCGCCAGCACGAGCAGCGGGCCGCTCTCATGGGCCACCACCGCCCGCTGATGCTCGTCGAGCACGGGGGCAACAGCTCTCCCCGCACCCTCACGACGCACCAAACGCCAGCTCTGGCCACTCACAACTCGCCATTCCACCAGATCTCGGACGATGATCGTGCCGAGTCCGGGTGCGCGGTATGGCGAACCCCCGATTCAACCAGCCGGATGATCAGCCCGTCCCGGCTTCCGCCGATGATCGGTGCGAGCGCACGCCCAGCTCAGACCGGTGCGGGCCGGGCGTGGCGCCGGGCACGGCCCCCGCCGGGCCGGGATCGCACTCCGGCGGAAGGGATCGCACAGTGACGCATGCCATCTGATCGCCGGACCCGGCTCCGCCCCGGCCGGGTTCAGGCGACGAAGACGTGGTCGACCAGCCGGGCTGTCGCCTTGCCGTCGTCGCGGGGAGCGTAGACGCGCCGGAACCGTTCGTACCGCTCGGCGTGCGCGGCGCTCACCTCGTCGATCGTCCGGACGGCCTCGATCACCTGGGCGCCGGTGGTCAGCAGCGGCCCGGGGGCCTCGGCGGCCAGGTCGAGATAGAGGCCGCGCTTGGACGAGTAGCGCTGCAGGTCGTGGGTGAAGAAGAGCACGGGCCGCCCGGTGGCGACGAAGTCGAACATGACGGAGGAGT comes from Streptosporangium roseum DSM 43021 and encodes:
- a CDS encoding ATP-dependent helicase, with the protein product MLDEHQRAVVAHESGPLLVLAGPGTGKTTTIVETVVDRIERRGVDPERVLVLTFSRKAAEELRERITGRMRRTTRTPLALTFHSYAYALLRREAVLAGGVPPRLLTGPEQLLEVRRLLHGELEDGAPHWPDDMREALKTRGFAQELRDFLSRAAERGLDGDELVELGRLHGRADWVAAGRFADRYQSRFDLDMEPVLDYSDLIRTAAGLLADPEVRLRERAAYDVVLVDEYQDTDPAQEFLLQQLAGEGRDLIAVGDPDQSIYGFRGADVRGIMRFPESFPGADGENAPVIALRVCRRSGSELLRASRRVAARLPATPGGAAHRDLRALPDAEPGDVRVLVTDGATQEAAVVADTLRRAHLLDGVPWSRMAVLVRSATRQVPLLRRALVTAGVPVVVGGGELPLFQEPGVRPLIRLIQVALHPETLDEAMAEELLTGALGGTDMVGVRRLRRALRIAEHEAMTHPDERDMVDHSGERDVAGPRSSGELLVAALKDVRELVRVEPHVALPAERLAKLVSGAAEAVRQGGTAEDVLWTVWQATGLAEKWTGVSVSGGFRGTMADRDLDAVVALFDHAARFVDRLPHAGVEVFVDDLVAQEIPGDSLADRAPDTDSVRILTAHRSKGLEWDVVVVAGVQEGAWPDLRLRGSILSTDDMVARAEGSEHENPAAVSAALASQLLAEERRLFYVAATRARTRLIVTAVGGEDSEERPSRFLTELVPGAAEETAVDERSRWLSMSALVADLRSAVSDPTRPASLRRAAAEHLARLAAEGVSGAHPNEWYALTPISDDRPLSWPDDVVRISPSAVENFTKCGLRWLLETSVGASGTDAARGLGTVIHALAVLAATGMPSEDTLGKRLDEIWHELDFGGVWYNRKQRKVAEQMISKFVRWHQDNPRELVGLEEAFTAMVSEGVQIKGRVDRVERDAEGRAVIIDIKTGKNGPKDAEIERHPQLGVYQLAALLGAFQRHGMTEPGGAALVQVGDAAGKKDAKEQAQPPLAEDADPGWARDMVDTVALGMSGPFFQAKVNDGCRTCAVRASCPVSKNGDQVC